The Kitasatospora setae KM-6054 genome contains a region encoding:
- a CDS encoding NRAMP family divalent metal transporter — translation MVAGPGLVAANAGNDAAGIATYASAGSQYAYGTLFFMVLVTIALVMVQEMAVRLGAHTGKGLGALIREQFSLRLTALAVGCLLLANTGLVVSEFAGIGAAFELLGVPKWAVVPPAAVLLWALVLFGSYRWAERIFLVMSLAFFSYPIAMVLGHPHWGEVGRNLAVPHLQPSSDFVLLAVALIGTTVSPYMQFYAAAGVVDRGAKPEDYKLIRADAVLGAVFACVISLTIIIATASAIGGTGPLQSAAEAARALEPVAGPGAELLFAFGLLGASALAGAVVPLSASYAIGEAAGVERSVSRRFRDAPLFLGVFTAQMALGAIVALTPVDVIRLLIGTQVLQGLISPIVLVYLLVLTNRRSLLGAAANGPRYRIAATAVVVGVALMSTVLLGQTVLGWFGLA, via the coding sequence ATGGTGGCCGGCCCCGGCCTGGTCGCGGCGAACGCGGGCAACGACGCGGCGGGCATCGCCACCTACGCCTCGGCCGGCTCCCAGTACGCCTACGGCACGCTGTTCTTCATGGTGCTGGTGACCATCGCCCTGGTGATGGTCCAGGAGATGGCCGTCCGGCTCGGCGCGCACACCGGCAAGGGCCTCGGGGCCCTGATCCGCGAACAGTTCAGTCTTCGGCTGACCGCGCTGGCGGTCGGCTGCCTGCTGTTGGCGAACACCGGTCTGGTGGTCAGCGAGTTCGCCGGGATCGGCGCGGCGTTCGAGCTGCTGGGCGTCCCGAAGTGGGCGGTGGTGCCGCCGGCCGCCGTGCTGCTGTGGGCGCTGGTGCTGTTCGGCTCCTACCGGTGGGCCGAGCGGATCTTCCTGGTGATGTCGCTGGCGTTCTTCTCCTATCCGATCGCCATGGTCCTCGGGCACCCGCACTGGGGCGAGGTCGGGCGGAACCTCGCGGTGCCGCACCTCCAGCCCTCCAGCGACTTCGTACTGCTGGCGGTCGCGCTGATCGGCACCACCGTCAGCCCGTACATGCAGTTCTACGCGGCGGCCGGCGTCGTGGACCGGGGTGCGAAGCCGGAGGACTACAAACTGATCAGGGCGGACGCCGTACTCGGCGCGGTGTTCGCCTGCGTGATCAGCCTGACCATCATCATCGCCACCGCCTCGGCGATCGGCGGCACGGGGCCGCTGCAGTCCGCCGCCGAGGCCGCCCGGGCGCTGGAACCGGTGGCTGGGCCGGGGGCGGAACTGCTGTTCGCCTTCGGACTGCTCGGCGCTTCGGCCCTCGCCGGAGCCGTGGTCCCGCTGTCGGCGAGCTACGCGATCGGCGAGGCCGCCGGGGTGGAGCGCTCGGTCTCCCGGCGCTTCCGGGACGCCCCGCTGTTCCTCGGCGTGTTCACCGCGCAGATGGCCCTGGGCGCGATCGTGGCGCTGACCCCGGTCGACGTCATCCGCCTGCTGATCGGCACCCAGGTGCTCCAAGGGCTGATCAGCCCGATCGTCCTGGTCTACCTGCTGGTGCTGACCAACCGGCGCTCCCTGCTCGGCGCCGCCGCCAACGGCCCGCGTTACCGGATCGCCGCGACCGCGGTGGTCGTCGGGGTGGCCCTGATGTCCACCGTCCTGCTGGGGCAGACCGTTCTCGGCTGGTTCGGCCTGGCCTGA
- a CDS encoding 3-oxoacyl-ACP reductase: MSDMSKRLDGRVAVVTGAGSGIGLATVRRFAAEGAKVVCADIDEESGAKAANEAGGLFVRTDVTDEEQVRALFDTAVAHYGSLDVAFNNAGISPPDDDSILVTGLEAWKRVQEVNLTSVYLCCKYAIGHMRRQGKGSIINTASFVAVMGAATSQISYSASKGGVLAMSRELGVEFAREGIRVNALCPGPVNTPLLRELFAKDPERAARRLVHIPLGRFAEPEEIAAAVAFLASDDSSFMTANTFLVDGGISGAYVTPLS, encoded by the coding sequence ATGAGCGACATGAGCAAGCGACTCGACGGCCGGGTGGCCGTCGTCACCGGCGCGGGCAGCGGCATCGGTCTGGCCACGGTGCGCCGCTTCGCCGCCGAGGGGGCGAAGGTGGTGTGCGCCGACATCGACGAGGAGAGCGGCGCCAAGGCCGCCAACGAGGCGGGCGGCCTGTTCGTCCGCACCGACGTGACCGACGAGGAGCAGGTCAGGGCGCTGTTCGACACCGCCGTCGCGCACTACGGCAGCCTCGACGTGGCGTTCAACAACGCGGGCATCTCCCCGCCGGACGACGACTCGATCCTGGTCACCGGCCTGGAGGCGTGGAAGCGCGTCCAGGAGGTCAACCTGACCTCGGTGTACCTGTGCTGCAAGTACGCGATCGGCCACATGCGGCGGCAGGGCAAGGGCTCGATCATCAACACCGCGTCCTTCGTGGCGGTGATGGGCGCGGCGACCTCGCAGATCTCCTACAGCGCCTCCAAGGGCGGCGTGCTGGCGATGAGCCGGGAGCTGGGCGTCGAGTTCGCCCGCGAGGGCATCCGGGTCAACGCGCTGTGCCCCGGGCCGGTCAACACCCCGCTGCTGCGCGAGCTGTTCGCCAAGGACCCGGAGCGCGCCGCCCGCCGGCTGGTGCACATCCCGCTCGGCCGGTTCGCCGAACCGGAGGAGATCGCCGCCGCGGTGGCCTTCCTGGCCAGCGACGACTCCTCCTTCATGACCGCCAACACCTTCCTGGTGGACGGCGGCATCTCCGGCGCGTACGTCACCCCGCTCTCCTGA
- a CDS encoding glutamine synthetase family protein has product MTEARLTVERLRELVAEGAVETVVLAVTDMQGRLQGKRLDAGYFLTEVLTGGAEGCGYLLAVDVEMNTVDGYAVSSWESGYGDLVFAPDLDTLRMVPWHPATAMVQCDLAQHDGTPVAVSPRQVLRRQLERLAGYGWRAYVGTELEFMVFRDSYERAWERHYQDLTPVNQYNVDYSILGTGRVEPLLRRLRTGMAGAGLTVESAKGECNLGQHEIAFRYADALTTCDDHAVYKTGAKEIAAQEGVSLTFMAKYDQREGNSCHVHLSLRDELGHPVFPGAGAHGFSRTMEHFLAGQLACLDQFALLLAPTVNSYKRYVPGSFAPTAIAWGRDNRTCALRVVGHGASLRFENRVPGGDVNPYLAVAALIAAGLHGVERQLPLEGEFTGNAYASDAPRVPATLREAVERFDRSEAATAAFGKDVVRHYAHAGRVELAAYDAAVTDWERRRGFERL; this is encoded by the coding sequence ATGACCGAGGCGCGGCTCACGGTGGAACGGCTGCGGGAACTGGTGGCCGAGGGGGCCGTGGAGACGGTCGTGCTGGCCGTCACCGACATGCAGGGACGCCTGCAGGGCAAACGCCTGGACGCCGGGTACTTCCTCACCGAGGTGCTGACCGGCGGCGCCGAGGGCTGCGGCTACCTGCTCGCGGTGGACGTGGAGATGAACACCGTCGACGGCTACGCCGTCTCCTCCTGGGAGAGCGGCTACGGCGACCTGGTCTTCGCCCCCGACCTCGACACCCTGCGGATGGTGCCCTGGCACCCGGCCACCGCGATGGTCCAGTGCGACCTCGCCCAGCACGACGGCACCCCGGTCGCGGTCTCGCCCCGCCAGGTGCTGCGCCGCCAGCTGGAGCGGCTGGCCGGCTACGGCTGGCGCGCGTACGTGGGCACCGAGCTGGAGTTCATGGTGTTCCGGGACAGCTACGAGCGGGCCTGGGAGCGGCACTACCAGGACCTCACGCCCGTCAACCAGTACAACGTCGACTACTCGATCCTCGGTACCGGCCGGGTCGAGCCGCTGCTGCGCCGCCTGCGCACCGGCATGGCCGGGGCCGGGTTGACGGTGGAGTCCGCGAAGGGCGAGTGCAACCTCGGGCAGCACGAGATCGCCTTCCGCTACGCCGACGCGCTGACCACCTGCGACGACCACGCGGTCTACAAGACCGGTGCGAAGGAGATCGCCGCGCAGGAGGGCGTCAGCCTCACCTTCATGGCCAAGTACGACCAGCGCGAGGGCAACTCCTGCCACGTGCACCTGAGCCTGCGCGACGAGCTGGGCCACCCGGTGTTCCCCGGTGCGGGCGCGCACGGCTTCTCCCGGACGATGGAGCACTTCCTGGCCGGGCAGCTCGCCTGCCTCGACCAGTTCGCGCTGCTGCTCGCCCCGACCGTCAACTCGTACAAGCGCTACGTGCCGGGCAGCTTCGCGCCCACCGCGATCGCCTGGGGGCGCGACAACCGGACGTGCGCGCTGCGGGTGGTCGGGCACGGGGCCTCGCTGCGGTTCGAGAACCGGGTGCCCGGGGGTGACGTCAACCCGTACCTGGCGGTGGCCGCGCTGATCGCCGCCGGGCTGCACGGGGTGGAGCGGCAGTTGCCGCTGGAGGGCGAGTTCACCGGCAACGCGTACGCCTCCGACGCGCCCAGGGTGCCGGCGACGCTGCGCGAGGCGGTCGAGCGCTTCGACCGCAGCGAGGCCGCCACCGCGGCCTTCGGCAAGGACGTCGTCCGGCACTACGCCCACGCCGGGCGGGTCGAACTCGCCGCCTACGACGCCGCGGTGACCGACTGGGAGCGCCGCCGCGGCTTCGAGCGGCTGTGA
- a CDS encoding magnesium transporter MgtE N-terminal domain-containing protein: MTTSTLFGSTTARLRDRRVNLDHRATTSRAVRSSLVSLAGLIGGPVTNQAGAEVGRLADVVARLYGPDPYPPVTGLILRIGRRRAFLPADAIGRLEAGHVRLRASRVDLRDFQRRPGEVLLARDVLDHQLVDVDGVQVTRAADLYLAPLVGRVVLVGVDVSLPTLLRRLGPRRWQVRPTPERVLDWQAVAPFGEQATEGPAEVRLRASRSALHRLRPADLADILEDLGRSERQQLLGWLEPEQAADALEEMEPAELENLLREARPEHAARLVDEMEPDEAADALRDLHPRERETLLDRMPREEAAELRGLLAHREGTAGGAMTTRLVTVRLEQTVAEVRAELAAQAEHRTEIDAVVVLDPAGRLVADLPLFDLAVAEDSTPVTDLVAWLAQFGPPVTLSPDTRLAKAADRLVAARKSSLLVVDEDDRPLGRILADDIIDALLPERGRLHFRRFLQ, translated from the coding sequence ATGACCACCAGCACACTCTTCGGTTCGACCACCGCCCGGCTGCGCGACCGCCGGGTCAACCTCGACCACCGGGCCACCACCAGCCGCGCGGTGCGCTCCTCCCTCGTCTCGTTGGCCGGGCTGATCGGCGGACCGGTCACCAACCAGGCCGGCGCGGAGGTCGGCCGGCTGGCCGACGTGGTCGCCCGGCTGTACGGCCCGGACCCGTACCCTCCGGTGACCGGCCTGATCCTGCGGATCGGGCGGCGCCGGGCCTTCCTGCCCGCCGACGCGATCGGACGGCTCGAAGCCGGACACGTCCGGCTCCGGGCGTCCAGGGTCGACCTGCGGGACTTCCAGCGCCGGCCCGGCGAGGTGCTGCTGGCCCGTGACGTGCTGGACCACCAACTCGTCGATGTGGACGGCGTGCAGGTCACCCGGGCCGCCGACCTGTACCTCGCGCCGCTGGTCGGCCGGGTGGTGCTGGTCGGGGTGGATGTGTCGCTGCCGACCCTGCTGCGCAGGCTCGGGCCGCGCCGCTGGCAGGTCCGGCCCACCCCGGAGCGCGTCCTGGACTGGCAGGCGGTCGCCCCGTTCGGCGAGCAGGCCACCGAAGGGCCGGCCGAAGTCCGCTTGCGGGCCTCTCGCTCGGCCCTGCACCGACTCCGCCCGGCGGACCTGGCCGACATCCTGGAGGACCTCGGCCGCAGCGAACGGCAGCAGTTGCTGGGCTGGTTGGAGCCCGAGCAGGCGGCTGACGCGCTGGAGGAGATGGAGCCCGCCGAGTTGGAGAACCTGCTGCGCGAGGCCAGGCCGGAGCACGCCGCACGGCTGGTCGACGAGATGGAGCCGGACGAGGCCGCCGACGCGCTGCGCGACCTCCACCCGCGCGAGCGGGAGACCCTGCTGGACCGGATGCCCCGTGAGGAGGCAGCCGAGCTGCGCGGCCTGCTCGCGCACCGGGAGGGAACCGCGGGTGGTGCCATGACGACCCGGTTGGTCACCGTCCGGTTGGAGCAGACCGTGGCCGAGGTCCGGGCCGAGCTGGCCGCCCAGGCCGAGCACCGCACCGAGATCGACGCCGTCGTGGTGCTGGACCCGGCCGGCCGACTGGTCGCCGACCTGCCACTGTTCGACCTGGCGGTGGCCGAGGACAGCACGCCGGTCACCGATCTGGTGGCCTGGCTGGCCCAGTTCGGCCCGCCCGTGACGCTCTCTCCCGACACCCGGCTGGCCAAGGCCGCCGACAGGTTGGTGGCCGCCCGCAAGTCCTCCCTCCTGGTGGTGGACGAGGACGACAGGCCGCTGGGCCGGATCCTCGCCGACGACATCATCGACGCCCTGCTGCCCGAACGCGGGCGCCTGCACTTCCGGAGGTTCCTCCAGTGA
- a CDS encoding aldehyde dehydrogenase family protein, translated as MSQEHDPYQVVNPATEEVIATVDLAGPAAADAAIARARRAFESWRNVAPGDRARLLRRFAAEVDAERESLAALEVANAGHTIGNARWEAGNARDVIEYYAGAPERLFGRQIPVAGGLDVTFQEPLGVVGVIVPWNFPLPIAAWALAPALAAGNTVIVKPAELTPLTALRLAELALRAGLPEGVLQVLPGRGPVVGQRFVTHPDVRKVVFTGSTAVGRSVMAGCAARVKPVTLELGGKSANIVFADADLEKAAATAPYAVFDNAGQDCCARSRILVEASAYDEFMDRFERAVRGVRVGDPADEKTEMGPLISAAHRARVASYVDGDTEVAFRGGAPEGPGFWYPPTVLAPIAPDHRAFTEEVFGPVVTVVPFRGESDAVRIANATEYGLSGSIWTRDVGRALRVARAVEAGNLSVNSHSSVRYWTPFGGYKQSGLGRELGPDALHAFTETKNVFIATEE; from the coding sequence GTGTCCCAGGAGCACGACCCGTACCAGGTGGTCAACCCCGCCACCGAGGAGGTGATCGCCACCGTCGACCTGGCCGGCCCGGCCGCCGCCGACGCGGCGATCGCCCGCGCCAGGAGGGCGTTCGAGAGCTGGCGGAACGTGGCGCCCGGGGACCGGGCCCGGCTGCTGCGCCGCTTCGCCGCCGAGGTGGACGCCGAACGCGAGTCGCTGGCCGCGCTGGAGGTCGCCAACGCCGGGCACACCATCGGCAACGCCCGCTGGGAGGCCGGCAACGCCCGCGACGTCATCGAGTACTACGCGGGCGCCCCCGAGCGGCTGTTCGGCCGGCAGATCCCGGTGGCCGGCGGCCTCGACGTGACCTTCCAGGAACCGCTCGGCGTGGTCGGCGTGATCGTCCCGTGGAACTTCCCGCTGCCGATCGCCGCCTGGGCGCTCGCCCCCGCGCTGGCCGCGGGCAACACCGTCATCGTCAAACCCGCCGAGCTCACCCCGCTCACCGCGCTCCGGCTGGCCGAACTCGCCCTGCGCGCCGGCCTGCCGGAGGGCGTGCTGCAGGTGCTGCCCGGCCGCGGCCCGGTGGTCGGGCAGCGCTTCGTCACCCACCCCGACGTCCGCAAGGTGGTGTTCACCGGCTCGACCGCCGTCGGCAGGTCCGTGATGGCCGGCTGCGCCGCCCGGGTCAAGCCGGTCACGCTCGAACTCGGCGGCAAGAGCGCCAACATCGTCTTCGCCGACGCCGACCTGGAGAAGGCCGCGGCCACCGCCCCGTACGCCGTCTTCGACAACGCCGGGCAGGACTGCTGCGCCCGCTCCCGGATCCTGGTCGAGGCGAGCGCCTACGACGAGTTCATGGATCGCTTCGAACGTGCCGTCCGGGGTGTCCGGGTCGGCGACCCGGCGGACGAGAAGACCGAGATGGGGCCGCTGATCTCGGCCGCGCACCGGGCCCGGGTGGCGTCCTACGTGGACGGCGACACCGAGGTGGCGTTCCGCGGCGGCGCGCCCGAGGGGCCGGGCTTCTGGTACCCGCCGACGGTGCTCGCACCGATCGCCCCCGACCACCGGGCGTTCACCGAGGAGGTGTTCGGCCCGGTCGTCACCGTGGTCCCGTTCCGCGGCGAGAGCGACGCGGTGCGGATCGCCAACGCCACCGAGTACGGCCTGTCCGGGTCGATCTGGACCAGGGACGTGGGCCGGGCGCTGCGCGTCGCCCGGGCCGTGGAGGCGGGCAACCTGTCGGTCAACTCGCACTCCTCGGTGCGCTACTGGACGCCGTTCGGCGGCTACAAGCAGTCCGGCCTGGGCCGCGAGCTCGGGCCGGACGCCCTGCACGCCTTCACCGAGACCAAGAACGTCTTCATCGCCACGGAGGAATGA
- a CDS encoding GNAT family N-acetyltransferase, producing MTFRLTALTDPAVGPYSHRLAWLAAAPDGTPLGSAFLRLFTSPGQSHLCELALDVHPAERRRGAGSALLAAATAAARADGRRSLLAQAVEGSAGDAFLSARGFERALVLDFARLDLGSGSGSKPAAAPPADGSTGSGNGLPPGYRLASWIGSCPEEWLSAFARARTAMDDMPMGETGFGTVAWDEERVLSAARAVADRGELLHTVAVVETAGGDLVGFSELVLPAGRTGDAQHYGTAVQPAHRRRGLARAMKAETIRWVRTEHPGITGLLTDTADHNTGMLAVNRALGYRRTHRSIAFRLPL from the coding sequence GTGACCTTCCGCCTGACCGCCCTCACCGACCCTGCCGTCGGCCCCTACTCCCACCGTCTCGCCTGGCTGGCGGCCGCTCCCGACGGCACCCCGCTCGGCAGCGCCTTCCTGCGGCTGTTCACCTCACCCGGGCAGTCCCACCTGTGCGAACTGGCCCTGGACGTGCACCCCGCCGAGCGGCGGCGCGGCGCCGGTTCGGCCCTGCTCGCGGCCGCGACGGCCGCTGCCCGGGCGGACGGCCGCCGTTCGCTGCTGGCCCAGGCCGTCGAAGGGTCCGCGGGCGACGCCTTCCTCTCGGCCCGCGGCTTCGAACGGGCCCTCGTCCTCGATTTCGCCCGCCTCGACTTGGGCTCGGGCTCGGGCTCGAAGCCGGCAGCGGCTCCCCCCGCCGACGGCAGCACCGGCTCCGGCAACGGGCTGCCGCCCGGCTACCGACTGGCCTCCTGGATCGGCAGCTGCCCCGAGGAGTGGTTGTCGGCCTTCGCCCGTGCGCGCACCGCCATGGACGACATGCCGATGGGCGAGACCGGGTTCGGGACGGTCGCCTGGGACGAGGAGCGGGTGCTGTCCGCGGCGCGGGCCGTCGCCGACCGGGGCGAACTGCTGCACACCGTCGCCGTGGTGGAGACCGCCGGCGGTGACCTGGTGGGCTTCAGCGAACTGGTGCTTCCGGCCGGCCGGACCGGCGACGCCCAGCACTACGGCACCGCCGTGCAGCCCGCCCACCGCAGGCGCGGCCTGGCCCGGGCGATGAAGGCCGAGACGATCCGCTGGGTGCGGACCGAGCACCCCGGGATCACCGGTCTGCTCACCGACACCGCCGACCACAACACCGGCATGCTGGCGGTCAACCGCGCCCTGGGCTACCGCCGTACCCACCGCTCCATCGCGTTCCGCCTCCCGTTGTGA
- a CDS encoding SpoIIE family protein phosphatase — protein MDTDKQGTIVRARPASPLAAGSVPVPDGLLAIPVATALIASDGRILHWSPDAEALLGFPPAAAVGRRAADILVGPERRPAALELFGRILGGRAWAGVFPVRHRDGHLVRLDFRTFPVLDRGGSPMVLAVASDVSEVRRLAADLAVLDGFFTQSPVGMAVFDTELRFVRLNEALARINGLPVARHLGRRLSEVLPGIDSRTAEATMRRILADGRPLVDSRTHGRTAADPEREHAWSVSSFRLEQPDGTVLGVSTTVVDITDRFEAETAADAAQQRLALLNEASARIGTTLDLATTARELAETAAPRLADAVAVEVLDGLVRGEPAALPDRADRSAVLRRLAFHAVPDSGMASIAPVGAVQRLHPSTPHAWALSHGKPVLVPRTDGAAMSWFADDPVRGGAIRAQGVRSLMVVPLIARGAAIGTATFFRSRTEAPYDRTDLALASELAARAAVSIDNALLYTRERDAAEQRQRALEAAEAAQQRLALLNEASTRIGTTLDLAITAQELVDVVIPRFADFATVDIREAVLTGEDPEPVPESGSVALRAVAVGERAGGSLLTGAADQIGSTSRSAKLYARAMRTGRPILVPHVDEYELRRIVAHPDRVQPGLDAGIHSYLMVPLLARGQVLGGVEFVRLANPEPFTPADLALGEELAARAAVCIDNARLYRRERDTALTLQRSLLPQDVHRTPGLEIAHRYLPSTVGDEIGGDWFDVVPLTGGRVALIVGDVMGHGIRAAATMGQLRTVARTLVTLDLEPARVLRRLDEATAQLGEGQFATCVCAVFDPVDEECILASAGHLPPVVSERDGQARLVTPPPGAPLGVGGVPFESVRFPLRADGLLVLYTDGLVERRGQDLDEGLELLRETVTHRQPTLERGCDAVLGALGATMGQDDVAVIMAHAGPVGADRLATLPLTGDPALLRHAREFTRRTLTDWGLASLVEPVVLLTGELLANAVLHAGSPMQLRVFRGALLTVEVSDADSREPRLRPVGEQDESGRGMLLINELAHRWGSRATKDGKVVWFEMELPVRSSH, from the coding sequence ATGGACACCGACAAACAGGGCACGATCGTCCGTGCCCGCCCCGCCTCCCCGCTCGCCGCCGGCAGCGTGCCGGTACCGGACGGCCTGCTGGCGATCCCGGTGGCCACGGCGCTGATCGCGTCGGACGGCCGGATCCTGCACTGGAGCCCGGACGCGGAGGCGCTGCTCGGCTTCCCGCCCGCCGCCGCGGTGGGCAGGCGCGCGGCGGACATCCTGGTCGGCCCGGAGCGGCGCCCGGCGGCGCTGGAGCTGTTCGGCCGGATCCTCGGCGGCCGCGCCTGGGCGGGGGTGTTCCCGGTCCGGCACCGGGACGGGCACCTGGTGCGGCTGGACTTCCGGACCTTCCCGGTGCTCGACCGCGGCGGCTCGCCGATGGTGCTGGCGGTGGCCTCGGACGTCAGCGAGGTCCGCCGGCTGGCGGCGGACCTGGCGGTGCTGGACGGCTTCTTCACGCAGTCGCCGGTCGGCATGGCGGTGTTCGACACCGAGCTGCGCTTCGTCCGGCTGAACGAGGCACTGGCCCGGATCAACGGCCTGCCGGTGGCCCGGCACCTGGGACGGCGGCTGTCCGAGGTGCTGCCGGGGATCGACAGCCGGACCGCCGAGGCGACGATGCGCCGGATCCTGGCCGACGGCCGACCGCTGGTGGACAGCCGGACGCACGGCCGGACGGCGGCCGACCCGGAGCGCGAGCACGCCTGGTCGGTGTCGAGCTTCCGGCTGGAGCAGCCGGACGGCACCGTGCTCGGGGTGAGCACCACGGTCGTCGACATCACCGACCGCTTCGAGGCGGAGACCGCCGCCGACGCCGCCCAGCAGCGGCTGGCGCTGCTGAACGAGGCCTCCGCCCGGATCGGCACCACGCTGGACCTCGCGACCACGGCCCGGGAACTGGCCGAGACGGCCGCGCCGCGGCTGGCCGACGCCGTGGCGGTGGAGGTGCTGGACGGCCTGGTGCGGGGCGAGCCGGCCGCGCTGCCGGACCGGGCGGACCGGTCCGCCGTGCTGCGCCGGCTGGCGTTCCACGCCGTCCCGGACAGCGGGATGGCCTCGATCGCCCCGGTCGGCGCGGTGCAGCGGCTGCACCCGAGCACGCCGCACGCCTGGGCGCTGTCGCACGGCAAGCCGGTGCTGGTGCCGCGCACCGACGGGGCGGCGATGAGCTGGTTCGCCGACGACCCGGTGCGCGGCGGGGCGATCCGGGCGCAGGGGGTGCGTTCGCTGATGGTGGTGCCGCTGATCGCCCGGGGCGCGGCGATCGGCACGGCGACGTTCTTCCGCTCCCGGACCGAGGCGCCGTACGACCGCACGGACCTGGCGCTGGCCAGCGAGCTGGCGGCGCGGGCGGCGGTGTCGATCGACAACGCGCTGCTGTACACCCGGGAGCGGGACGCGGCCGAGCAGCGGCAGCGGGCGCTGGAGGCGGCGGAGGCCGCGCAGCAGCGGCTGGCGCTGCTGAACGAGGCCTCGACCCGGATCGGCACCACGCTGGACCTGGCGATCACCGCGCAGGAGCTGGTGGACGTGGTGATCCCGCGGTTCGCGGACTTCGCGACGGTGGACATCCGCGAGGCGGTGCTGACCGGCGAGGACCCGGAGCCCGTCCCGGAGTCCGGTTCGGTGGCGCTGCGGGCGGTCGCGGTGGGCGAGCGGGCCGGCGGCTCGCTGCTGACCGGGGCGGCGGACCAGATCGGCTCGACCTCGCGCTCGGCCAAGCTGTACGCCCGGGCGATGCGCACCGGCCGGCCGATCCTGGTGCCGCACGTGGACGAGTACGAGCTGCGCCGGATCGTCGCGCACCCGGACCGGGTCCAGCCGGGGCTGGACGCCGGGATCCACTCGTACCTGATGGTGCCGCTGCTGGCCCGCGGCCAGGTGCTCGGCGGGGTGGAGTTCGTCCGGCTGGCGAACCCGGAGCCGTTCACCCCGGCGGACCTGGCGCTGGGCGAGGAGCTGGCGGCGCGGGCCGCGGTCTGCATCGACAACGCCCGGCTGTACCGGCGGGAGCGGGACACCGCGCTGACCCTGCAGCGCAGCCTGCTGCCGCAGGACGTGCACCGCACGCCGGGGCTGGAGATCGCGCACCGGTACCTGCCGTCGACGGTGGGCGACGAGATCGGCGGCGACTGGTTCGACGTGGTGCCGCTGACCGGCGGCCGGGTGGCGCTGATCGTCGGCGACGTGATGGGCCACGGCATCCGGGCGGCGGCCACGATGGGCCAGCTGCGGACGGTGGCGCGGACGCTGGTGACCCTGGACCTGGAGCCGGCCCGGGTGCTGCGCCGGCTGGACGAGGCGACCGCGCAGCTCGGCGAGGGGCAGTTCGCGACCTGCGTGTGCGCGGTGTTCGACCCGGTGGACGAGGAGTGCATCCTGGCCTCGGCGGGCCACCTGCCGCCGGTGGTGTCGGAGCGGGACGGCCAGGCCCGGCTGGTGACGCCGCCGCCGGGCGCGCCGCTGGGCGTGGGCGGGGTGCCGTTCGAGTCGGTGCGCTTCCCGCTGCGCGCGGACGGGCTGCTGGTGCTGTACACGGACGGCCTCGTCGAGCGGCGCGGGCAGGACCTGGACGAGGGCCTGGAGCTGCTGCGCGAGACGGTGACGCACCGCCAGCCGACCCTGGAGCGCGGCTGCGACGCGGTGCTGGGGGCGCTCGGGGCGACGATGGGGCAGGACGACGTCGCGGTGATCATGGCGCACGCCGGGCCGGTCGGCGCGGACCGGCTGGCCACCCTGCCGCTGACCGGCGACCCGGCGCTGCTGCGGCACGCCCGGGAGTTCACCCGGCGGACGCTGACCGACTGGGGGCTGGCCTCGCTGGTGGAGCCGGTGGTGCTGCTGACCGGGGAGCTGCTGGCCAACGCGGTCCTGCACGCCGGGTCGCCGATGCAGCTGCGGGTGTTCCGGGGCGCGCTGCTGACCGTGGAGGTGTCGGACGCGGACAGCCGGGAGCCGCGGCTGCGGCCGGTGGGCGAGCAGGACGAGAGCGGCCGGGGGATGCTGCTGATCAACGAGCTGGCGCACCGCTGGGGCAGCCGGGCGACCAAGGACGGCAAGGTGGTCTGGTTCGAGATGGAACTGCCGGTCCGATCGTCACACTGA